From a single Balneolales bacterium ANBcel1 genomic region:
- a CDS encoding ATP-dependent Clp protease adaptor ClpS has product MSDTASDHQTRTRKKSKTDQDEPPLYKVLLINDDYTTFDFVVSVLTGIFGKSVPEAVQITNDVHRKGSGLCGVYTRDIAETKVDLVARSSKKAGFPLRCTMEQA; this is encoded by the coding sequence ATGTCTGACACTGCATCCGATCATCAGACCAGGACTCGGAAAAAGTCCAAAACCGATCAAGACGAACCGCCGTTGTACAAGGTGTTGTTGATTAACGATGATTATACAACGTTTGATTTCGTCGTTAGCGTACTTACTGGAATATTTGGCAAATCGGTGCCTGAAGCAGTTCAGATCACCAATGACGTGCACCGTAAAGGATCCGGCCTCTGCGGTGTCTATACAAGAGACATCGCGGAAACCAAGGTCGACCTGGTGGCCCGAAGCAGCAAAAAGGCGGGATTTCCCCTTCGTTGCACGATGGAGCAAGCGTGA